TTTCTAACCAACACTTTGGTTAACAAATTTCATGCACGAAACCCATANNNNNNNNNNNNNNNNNNNNNNNNNNNNNNNNNNNNNNNNNNNNNNNNNNNNNNNNNNNNNNNNNNNNNNNNNNNNNNNNTATGCATTAATCAATTTGTTCGTATGCGATGATGATATACATGATTTTACGCAAAACGATATAAGTATGTTGtggaagaaaagggaaagaaaaagttgAAGCTAGATAATACATTAAATATACATATCCATATTTTTATAGCTGTATTCACAACTTATATTACTTAGCTCGATAGAAAAAGCAACTCATCAAGCCAAGATCAAAGATATAAACACACATGCAATTTCGCGTCGCACACAAAGCTCTACTACATGGACACAGAGTAATATAAATAGTCACCTAATTAATTAAGACTAATACTAATTAATATAGCTAGCTAGCTAGTAGTAGTGGTAGTAGTGgtggtgattgatgttgatcTGATCTAAGcttcttgtttatttgttttaacaCATGACATCCTTGAGAAGCTTGTACCNNNNNNNNNNNNNNNNNNNNNNNNNNNNNNNNNNNNNNNNNNNNNNNNNNNNNNNNNNNNNNNNNNNNNNNNNNNNNNNNNNNNNNNNNNNNNNCTTCGCGATCATGATGCTTGATTTTGTCGCCGGAATATTCCGAACGGTTGGTTGTTCCGGCAAGAGATGGCGGTTTCTTGGAATTGGAAGCGACGGTTTTTGCGGTTTGGCACCAATCGCACAGTTGTATTTCAGGTAACTCCCCGTAGTAGTTGCTGCAATACCTGAAATTGAAAAGTGATATCATGAATTCATGATCCGATCCTTCAATCTGAGAGAGGGAGGTAGCGTAGATAGGCGTATACTTACGAGTGCTGAAAGCGGTGGCGGCATTTGTTGCATCGGAAAAGCTTGTCGGGGAAACCAACGTCGCCGCACATGCAGCACACCGTCTGAAGATCCACCATAGCACTCTTGagagcgagagagagagagagagagaaggagacaGAGTGTAAGGGTAgtgtttgttatatatatatatagagagagagagagagagtgggggGTACGGCTAGAGAAGATGAGTCGGTGAATGAATGAATTTgtgattaaaaaaacaaaaataaataataaaatNNNNNNNNNNNNNNNNNNNNNNNNNNNNNNNNNNNNNNNNNNNNNNNNNNNNNNNNNNNNNNNNNNNNNNNNNNNNNNNNNNNNNNNNNNNNNNNNNNNNNNNNNNNNNNNNNNNNNNNNNNNNNNNNNNNNNNNNNNNNNNNNNNNNNNNNNNNNNNNNNNNNNNNNNNNNNNNNNNNNNNNNNNNNNNNNNNNNNNNNNNNNNNNNNNNNNNNNNNNNNNNNNNNNNNNNNNNNNNNNNNNNNNNNNNNNNNNNNNNNNNNNNNNNNNNNNNNNNNNNNNNNNNNNNNNNNNNNNNNNNNNNNNNNNNNNNNNNNNNNNNNNNNNNNNNNNNNNNNNNNNNNNNNNNNNNNNNNNNNNagttaattatatatttgtatataaatatatattatttaatttatttttaatttatatatattttaatatatattttatattaattaatttggtgGTTAGTttttgatatataattaaaataattgtttttaaCAAGATATATATTGGTGATCATCaataaattgttaaaattttatctgTCTGTGCTTTttttcaagaaagaaaagaaaacataatcAATTTGTATAATTTCTTTGTTTATGTTAACTATATTTGACTACAATATATTATTAACCATGTaggatttatttttaattaaaaatatgtaacatatataaaaagaaaagggaaaaagtCCATGTAACACTTAATTATAACAAGAAAAAGCATACACTCAAatcacactttttttttctttgggccATCCTCATCAATTCCTTAACATTTTATTtggatgaaaaatgaaaaatgagagaaaaaaaatgaaagaaaaaaaataaaagaaaaagttaattttttttatgttgtttggatgaagagaaaatagacaaaaaaaaaaaaactttttttatatttggataaaagaaaaaataagagaagaaaaaatcataactaaatgaaattacattaatacccttctttatattatatataaattataatataccaatatatttaaattatttttctaataaaaaattatctaaattatatttcaaaagtttaacgtatttttttcattaaaaataatattttttaaatttattcttttctattatcttttaatgtcatttataaaatatatattattctttttaaaaatatataaataaataatttcgtaaaagaatgataaaaactaCATATGCTTTATATTATTAATCTTCTTAAGCatatttaaaaacaaagttttactaaattatatttataaaataaaatattattgaaaatacgtgtttttaaatattattgaaaatacGTGTTTTTCTTTCCAGAAGAATTAGGGATTTTGATTTGTTATTAATGAAAGGGTGTATATGTATTTTTACACATTTTTACACCTTCATTTCAGTTTTCTTCACAAGTTtggacaaaaaaattttaaccggATCTTAcgtagatttttttatttttcatacaaattcTCTGCTTATTCAACCAGGGAAAAagtaagtttttttttcttttctcacaAATTCCTTTATACCAAATAAAGAGTAAGTGTAAAACCCCCCTTTATTTATAAGAATGAGATAGATGTCTATTTAATATGGGCAGTTTAATTTTTTCATGATAAAATATCATATTATTAGGCAAAATCACATTTAATGAAGGTGGAAAATGAGTGTATAAATAAGAGTataatttgatgcaatttacacaATAATAACAAAGCACTTTTTTCCTTCTTTACATGCTACGATAATATATAAACACTCTTCTCTCTTTTATATATTCATTACTACATATATATgaatcatttttattatattgagatattAATTATGATGAACACTAATactagatttatttatttacatctctttattttatatttattttttttatttatttattttataacacgttatcagtacgagactctgatcaaaatTTAGGAAGACTcggataataaatttttattatgttaaagcTCTctcattttgaatttaatgctcttgatatatctggaaataacaacttatcatggatattagatACCGAAATCCATCTTAATTCAATGGATATTGGAGATATCATTAAggttgaaaataatgcatcccaagaggataaagccaaagtcaTGATCTTCCTTCGTCATCACCTTaacgaaggattgaaaaatgaatatctcacactAAAAGATCCTGTAGATTTGTAaaaaaccttgaagaaaggtataatcataaaaaaaacagTGATACTTTCTCAAACCCGATATGAGTGGACACACTTACGTCTAcaggattttaaatccataaatgaatacAATTCATCAATGTTCTAAATTACCTCATGAATGaaattatgtgaaaaaaaataattgataatgacatgttagagaaaactttctcaaccttccataCCTCAAATGTGCTCCTGCaacagcagtatcgagaaaaataattttaaaaaatattatgagctaatttcttgccttgttgttgctgaacgcaacaatgagttgcttttaaaaaatcatgaagcgcgcccaactggcgccgccccatttcctgaagcaaATGCAGTAAATCATTACCCCAGAAGAGATAAATGGCAAAATTTTGGTAACAAAAAAAGTTatggaaagaagaaaaattatgttcataagaaaggatctcaccagaagtgggataaagaaagaaataatggacaaaataaatcaacagaggataaatattttcattgtgTTGGAAAGGGCCATTGATCGCGTACCTGTCGTACTCTGAggcacctagttgatctttatcaagcatccttGAAAAAGAATGACAAAGGAAAGGAGACACGAATTTTGTTTCAAAGGATGTTGCTGAAAAttacaccactcattatgaagtatctgatttctttgatgaTCATGAAGAAAATATTGgccatttgatcaatgatgaaaAAGTTTAATATGTGGGTTTGttaaaatacttatgtaaataaataatgtgaaaaaaattattgttaagttttattttcaatgcatttaaattttaagtatgatgtatataaataatgtttaacaaaatattaatgtttatgtttaagaattttgaaatcattaaatgtgtcaagttttaaaataataataatagtaataataataataaaattttagtatatgacactaattttatatacagtatttcttataaaaataatttcaatcatGAATACAATTTTACTGTACATGTATTACTActcattctattattttttttattaacaggAGAGCCAAGGCCCAAAACAAAAACCAATTACGCTGGTAACACTCTCACACTCTTCCTTCCACCTCTATCATCAGCAAAAAAAGGCATCAGGAAAGGGGGTGGAGCTGCAAAACAGAGAAGGCCAGTTGGGAGAGACTGAGCTTGCTTTGCCAGTGCATCTACACAGAAGTTAGCTTCGCAAAATATGTGTTTAATAGACACATAAGTCATTTTGCTGTGGAGATCCTCAATGGCCCTAATCAGAGAAAATGTATGGTGGTGGCTACTAGATGACCCGTCAAATAGTTTCAACGCAATGGAAGAATCAGTTTCTCTGTAATTTGTTGATTTTCAGCTCCACTGCTAGCTTCATCCCGGTGTAGATGGCCCAAATTTCTGCAGACGTTATAGTGACTCTTCCAATTCTCATAATGAAACCCGCCACGAGGTTTCCATCTCCATTACTGAGCTGTCAACATTTAGCTTTATGCACCCATCCACTGGAAGTTCCCAACCGACTAGGTAAGCTTTAGTGGGGTTGAGAATTTTCTTACTGCTCTTAGTGAGGTTCATCAAATCGTTGTATCGTTCTGCCAAATAACTAGAAAGATTATGCTCATGAGAGCTGGTAGAGATTTTCgaattgaaaattaaatcatTCCGGGCTTTCCAAATATTGTTGCAGACAGTAACTAAGAGGTTAGGCCAAGGAGTCCCACTAATTTTTTGAGTGATCTTGAAGAGATTTATCTTTAGCCAATCTTGCAAAGGTTGATTAAAAAAACCTCGGGGAAGAACACTGGTTGACCTGCTAGTCCAGACACTGCGGACATAGGGACAGTCGCGCAGCACGTGGAGCAGAGTCTCTTCATGATCCggtattattatttgtctttgaagaaaatggcAAGGATACATAATGAAGATGTTTGCCTTATGGATAGTGCAAATTTGTACaccattctcaaaagtaataaatattttactcatcttgtgccaaaagaagaatatgttaatattattattgactCAGGTAATGTGATAGAAGGTTCCGtaagagctataattttattttccggaggaacaaaattcataataaacaatgcactattgtctaccaagtctctAAGAAACTTGTTGACTTTTAAAgctattcgccgaaatggatatcatattgaaacaatgaatgagaaaaatcatgagtacttatgtatcacaactcatgattcaaataaaaaggttatattagaaaacttaccctcactttcatctgggttatattatactaaaattagtgcaatcgaatcacatgccattgtaaaccagaagtttactagtcCAAATgcattcataacttggcatgatcGATTGGGTTATCCGAAAATAACCATGATgcagagaattattgaaaactcccatgaACATTCACTCAAAACTaaaagattcttaaatctagtaaATTTCGTTGTGGTGTATGTTCTCAAGGAAAGCTAATTTTAAGACCATctccagtaaagattggatttgagtctcctaaattcctagaaaggattcaaggcaaTATAtatggacctattcatccaccatgaggatcttttagatattttatggtcctaatagacgcatcttcgagatggtcacgtGTGTGCTTATTTTCTTCTCGCAAGCTG
This sequence is a window from Arachis duranensis cultivar V14167 chromosome 2, aradu.V14167.gnm2.J7QH, whole genome shotgun sequence. Protein-coding genes within it:
- the LOC107473291 gene encoding uncharacterized protein LOC107473291 (The sequence of the model RefSeq protein was modified relative to this genomic sequence to represent the inferred CDS: added 63 bases not found in genome assembly), whose protein sequence is MVDLQTVCCMCGDVGFPDKLFRCNKCRHRFQHSYCSNYYGELPEIQLCDWCQTAKTVASNSKKPPSLAGTTNRSEYSGDKIKHHDREVEITASEKGKSPTPSPRTATRRYKLLKDVMC